The sequence TCCTCAGCTGTAAACAGAGGTAAAGACAGTCTCCCTCTCAGCCCTATTGTGAAGTTTACATGAGATGAAATTTATGGAGTGCTTTGTGTACAGCTCAGGAGGAAGAGCAAGTTGTATTGACTGACCCTTCATGCTTTTCCCCacacaaatggaatcaaacagtTCCACTTCCCAGATAATATTGTTTGATGTCCTGCCTCCCTCATTTAGTGATATATCTTCAAGACAGGACCACAAGGTACTGTCATGGCCTTTCCAGTGCTCCATAACCGACGTACCCATTTCTCTGTAGATACATATTTGAGTTGTTTTCAGGTTATTGTTATTATATGCAATGGTAGAATAAACACCCTCTCGGATGATTTTTGCCCATGTGTTTGaatattttgacattttcttgAAAAGACTAGGTGATGCTGTGAGGAGAATACCCTGAAACCTTAGTGGTGCAGTTCAGTCAGTTTTGTCAGTGTCTCCTGCTCCACGCTCTGCAGGCTGGCAGGGGTATTTGCTAGCCACAGGCAAGGACCCAGGTGGAGGAAGCAGCCACCATTGCGAACTTCACCAGTCTCCAGGCAAGAAGAGAGCCATCTGGGGTGTCTCATACCAGGAATTAAATGCTTTGGCAGaaaaaaccaaaagaacaaaataacaacaacaataaaaaataaatgctttggTGGGAGGTAATGTCATTGCTCATTGACCAGAGCCAACCTCAtggtccctccccctccccagggctgggGAACTGCAGTACTGtgggcctggaggcagagggaaggagagCTCGGCAAAGAGCATGGAAAGTGCTTCCACATCATGAAGAAAATATTGTAATTGCTTTGCCAAAGTGAATGCAAATTTAAACTTTGGTTCCTATTGGTCAATTCAAATTTTACTAGGTTTAAATTACTTCATCCGAACAATACCCAATCTACATTATCATGGCAGTATCTGAGAATGCCTGTGTCCCCATATCCACTCCATCACTGGGGGGTCTCAAATGCTTTATTATGGTTTTTCAATCTTTATGTGTAATTATTACTTtgatttccatttgttttgtagTTGTGGAGGTTGCAAATCATTCCATAAATTTATTGGCTGCTTCTactacttttttgttgttattaaggCATTGGTTGTCTTTGTGCAAATAGTTCTGAATGGGTAACTTTGTAGTTCAATTTTTGCtcatatctttaatatttttcttcaagataaattccaaaaataagatTATGAGTGTAAAGGCATTcagattttcaaaaattttgtgTTTATTGACAAACTGCCTTTCTAAAATGTGCCAAACACCAGAACATGAGAGCTCttattacttaaaataaaatataaatatctgcCAGTGTTGTTCTCAGAATGTTTTTCTGTGATATGTTTATTTCTCCagttataaaagtaatacaaacatattgtaaaatattcaaatagattaaatagaaaataagattcCCTTGTAATCCCATCcataaaaataacaactaataaCTATTTAATAAGTATTCTTTCAGATTCATTTCTAGATATATATTAACATAAGTATTAAAATCATTATGATTACTGTTTTATAAAAAATTTGACATATTCATatactgctttttaatttttaactcaaCAGTCCACCTAGGCTATCTCTCTATATAAACATCTACCAGTCCAGTTTAATCTTTTTAGTAGCTGCACAGTGTTTCACAGTATGGATATAACACAATATATTAAATAATTCCCAATTGGTAAACATATAGGTTATTCCAAATAATTAGCTGTAAAATGGTATTTGCTATGTAAATCACAACTTTGCCAAAACATTCTTGCATATGtgtgtattatatattttaaatatttttcaaaatacaagGGGAAATTGCTGTCTTTTGCTTACATTTGCATTTCTTGGCTTAATAGAGAGGTTGTACATCACTTTGCAGGTTGTCAGCCAGTTTACATTTCTTCTTCAATATCCTTTCTGTTTAGGACCATTTCCCTTTTGCTTTTCTCATAGAGTATTCATACAttccttatttattttagaaagtcTTTATATATTATGTTGCGAATATTTTCCTCCAGATTTCTATTTGCCTTTGAAACTTTGTATGTGTTTTTGGCTGTGAATGTTTTTAAGCAGGAGTGGGAAAATGCCAGTTCACCCTGGACTCAGCGCCCATGGAGGGTCTTTCGCAGCACTGTGTGCACCTCCTTGTTCCGCAGGCAGTAGATGATGGGGCTGCACATGGGCGTGGCCACCGTGTAGACGACCGACAGCACCTTGTTGAGGTCTGTGGACTCGATGCGGCCAGGCCGGGAATAAATGAAGAGGACCACTGAGTAGAAGAAGCCCATCACGACCAGGTGGGAGGTGCAGGTGGAGAAGGCTTTGCAGCGGGCTGCGGCTGAaggcatgtggagcacagccTTGCCGATGGCCACGTAGGAGGCTAGAGCAACCAGTAGTGACCCACAGAAGATGATAATGGCGGAGATGAAGTCCACCAGCTCAGTCAGGGACACGTGAGTGCAGGACAGGTTGAGCAAAGGGGAGACATCACAGAAGAAGTGGTTGAGGACATTGGGGCCACAATAGGAGAGGTTGGCGATGCATGTTGTCTTGATCACCGAGATGAACAGTCCACCAAGCCATGAAGCCATGGCCAAGCCCAGGCAGACCTGGGGCCGCATGAGCAGTGGGTAGTGGAGTGGGCGGCAGATGGCCACGTAGCGGTCGTAGGCCATGGAGGCGAGCAGGGTGCACTTGGTACCAATGAGGGACACGAATAAAAAGAGCTGGATTATGCAGGACGTGAAGGATACACGGCAAGGAGTGGCGCGCAGCCCCACGAGCAGGCTGGGCATGGTCACTGACACGTAGCACATCTCCAGGCAGCTCAGGTTGcccaggaagaagtacatgggctTGCGGAGCTCACTGTGACCACAGATGAGGTAGATGATGAGCATATTCTCCAGCAGGGTCAGCAGGTAGAGGGTCAGGAAGATGACAAATAGGCCATCTCTTATGCCTTGACTGGCCGACAGTCCCAGAAGGATAAATTCCTGGATTCCAGACATGTTGGCTGATTCTAGAGACCTCCCCATCTAAGTGAAGAAAGAAACAGTTTTTGAGAGATGcactatgtttaaaaaaaaaaaagaagaagaagagggagATTGTACAAGTTTAAGACCCCAAAGCAAATGTAACTTTGCTTATGTTGACTGCTGAGAGGATCTGTGGGGAACaaccagaaaactgcaaaactggAAACAGAAAACTCACTGTGCTTAGGTAGGTCACTCAACCTTGGTGATCCTCAGCTATCTccactgtaaaatgggaattatgGCTATCCCTGGAGGACTTTGCTCCTTATGAATAGTGAAACTTGCAGTTGGTAATAAGGTGTTTTAATAAGGAGGACTTATTGGTTGTTTTTGTTACGTTTGATTCCCTAAGGTGGTCTTTTTAAAATGggattcatttctttccttctttctttttttttcaaacaaatccCATAACTCCAGAAGTTATCTGCACTGTTTTAAAGAATAGAAGGCTCACAATTTCCTTGTTCTGAGAAGTACCCTTCTAATTTTGGTTGCCCTTTTAGAGAAAATTTGCCATTGTGTCTTAGAGGAAAATGCCAGCAGTAAtggttttataataaaaatacgAACAAGAAATTTCCTCTCTGAATCTTTCTAAAGATGACTCCTTCCAGAAAGATAACATATCTTTCTTTTCAGGAAAGAAACTACATGTATCAAGTGTCACTGATATGCCCCTTCATTGTGCTGGTTCTTTTAAACACTTGGAGAGCAATTATTTTTCACTACTCTGCAAAGTTAAGcactatttttctctttatatacaTGGCTGCTCTGAAGGTAACAGgcattaaataacttgcctaaaaAGATTGAGTTACTAAGTGGTAACACTGAGACTATTTTGCAATCAGATCTGATTTGAAAAATCTATAGTCTTCTTCCTGAGATGCACAGGAATGTAATATTTATCCAAGAAGAATGGAATTTTTGGATGGAAGGAAAGTCCTTCAAGTGGGTCTAAAAATCAAGAAATTCATAGGAAGTTCCATGTTTATAGGCTCTTAAGAAGCCTGGAGGTTAGAGAGCAGTACCCAGAATATTAAAGAACAATTCCAACGCAACAATAAAAGTATCCataaaccaattttaaaatgggcaaaagatttgaatagacatccatccaaagaagatatgtaaatggccaaaaaagcatataaaaagacatgcaacatcattattcattaggAAATGCAGACcaagccacaatgagatataacTTCACACCATGACTCTGATCAAAGATAATATGTTTATGAggaattgaagaaattgtaaccCTCATATGTCTCTTGgcctgtaaaatggtgcagttgctttGGAGAACAAAGTTTCCTTAAAAAGTGAGGCATAGAGTTATCATATGACACAGCAGTTCTACTCACAGGTATATACCTAAGATAATGCAAGACATATGTCTACACAAATCTTTACATGAAtatcacagcaacattattcattgTAGCTCCAGTAGAAACTAGCCAAATAGTCATCAATTGGTGAATGGATGACAGAtgttaaaatgagcaaaaaattgTATATctgtacaatagaatattattccattataagaaggaatgaagtgctgattcCTGCTATACCATGGATGAAACCTGGAAACATTATGCCAAGTTAAAGAAGCCAAACACGAAAGTCCCCatattacatttatatgaaatctACAGAACAGGCAATtctataaagacagaaattatggtttgggtttcttttgggggtgacaAAATGCTCTGGAGTTGGATAGTGCTGATGGCTGTACAACTATGCTAATAAACTAAGAACCACTGAATCATTCACTTTAAAGGAGTGAATTTTATGACAAGTGCATGatatctcaatttaaaaagtCAGGAGCCCGGAGCCTTGGGACACAGGAGTCACAGCAACCCCCAAAGGCTTATGAAGACAAGAGCACAGACTCCAAATACAGGCTGGGCCTCAGCTACTGTGAAGATGACCGCACTTCACTGAACATccactgggcagcattcccaggGCCTGCATTTCCTCATTTATGTCTCATAACTAAACTAGAAGATAAGCTTTCTTTTCTACATCTTAGCGatgacaacaccaagtcccagtAGGTATAAGTGACCTGTCCAAGGATGCGTTACTTTGAAATAACCCCCAAGTCAATGGTACCAGTCTCTTAGGAATCTTTTCCTTGTGCCATGCTGTATCTTagagataggggtcctttctCTGTGGCACTAATAATGGGGAACGAACTTGACTTTTAGGGAACTGGGATTTGGAGTGTATGCTCTTTAGActtatttctctcattttttaccTATAAAATATATCCAGATGCTCACTGAGCATCTGCAATGTACCAAGCTCTTGAAATCAAATAGTGAACAAAACCAGTGTCACTGAACTTTTGGGACTTATATTTTAGACAGTGAGGGATGGAGAAGACAAACAACAGAAcgatatagacacagagaatttCAGAGAATATGTGCTAAGGAGAAAGCAAGACAGGACGGATGTGCTTGGCAATGTCTGTAAAGGCTACTTTGGAATGGGAGGTCAGAGGAACCTTCTTGAGGAAGGTGGTATCAAGGGAGGAACAAGCCAAACATCTGAAGGCTCAAGAACATACTAGGCAGAGGAGAAAAGCGAGTGCCTAAACATTGAATCCTGGCACcttcaaggaaatagaagacttcatgTTTGAAGGACAGAGAATTAAGGGAGCAGGAGGAAATTAGATTTCTTCCCATTCATGTGCTAAGCAAGAGTTGCTTCCTTGTAGCCCCACCACAACCACAGTCCATCCTAAGTGTCCCAGAGTGTCCTAGTGTCCCAGTTAAACATTCCCAATGAAGACTGTGTTTCAGAGCTAAACAACCAAACAAATGGAATGGAATAGAGCCAGAAACATGCCTAAGCACAAAACTCGAATTAGGACATAACTGATATTGCAGGTCATCGGGATAGAGGATggacttttcaataaatggtgcttgaaTAATTAGTTATCCACATAGAACACAAAGAAACTGAACcttacaccacacacacacactacacaaTTTTAGGTGAGTTAAAAACAAGTGTGaagtgcaaattttaaaaattttataaaacaacATAGATGTTTTTATGAACTTGGGgtatagaaatcaataaaagaaaagaatattaaatgtATTCACTTTACAATTAAGAAATTATGATATAAGAAATTCTAATCACTCTAAAAATTTGAAGAAGAATTACAAACTGGAAAAATGCATTTGATATGCATATAAGTTACAGAGAATCCCTATAtaggataaacaaataaataggtCAATGAATAAGCAAAACTTTGCCTGTTTTTCAGTAGAGAACTGGTCAAAGGCCTGAATGGATATTTCACCAAAGAACAGATATTAAAGGCCAAAAACATGGAAATTGTGCTTTATCTCATTAGAAAACcagggaaataaatatttaaaagtaaaatcacATACCAtttcatacatgaatataaatgtctgaaaatattaaatttagcAATAGTTGGAGAATGAGAACTTTAATTCACTGCTGCTAGAAGTATAAATTGGTATGATCACGTCATGAACAAATTGAAGTAATCTATTAGATTTGAAAATGTGActttgacccagaaattctaaGACCAAGTTATAAACCTGTGAATATCTGAACATGTCCATCAACAGCAGAAAGGATAAATATATTGTGGTCATTTATATACTAGAATACTGTTCattaaataagcaaatgaatCAGAAGCACGCCTATAATCATCAAtcaacctcaaaaacattattttgtgcacaaaaagaaaattacagaaaaagtGATAAAATTTCACTTACATAAAAGTCAAACTGTAAAAAAAATTGCATATTGTCTAGGAATATAAAGGCATGTGGTAAAAGAAGCAGAATACTAAGCCCAAAACTTAAGGATAGTAGTTACTTCTTATAGGAGATGGTGTTGGGATGAAATGAAGGTGGACACAGCAGGGGTTCTGAAGATAACATTATTTCTTAATGTGTTGAAGGGTACACAGAATTCACTGCATGGTCTTTCTTTTATCCTGTGCCtatgttaaaaattttttcttttatctattcaatatttatataaaagtcaTTTTAGAAGTAGCTTTTACTGTTGTTAAACTCATATATCTGTACACCAAAAGAGGTTATTATTACCACGAGTTAATTTCATAATTATATATTATGTTATGTATTATGTctattatatgttatatatacaaTTATGAAATTAAGTATGTATGTATAAACATGGCCAAAATCACATCTCAAGTATGTATTGTGTTGTTCAAGAACAATGTTTTTCTGTCATGTCTTAATGCCTTCCGTCTCATTAGTTTCAGTAAAATTTCCTCCCCAAAATGTTTAATTCTCAAATTgtccagacaaagagaaaacgATATATTCCTTAGTCTAAACCTAAGTCTGTCAGTTTAGGTAAATATAGATGAGACCATTCAGAGGGAGAAAATGCTGAGTAACAAAACTGCAACACAGTATCTCGTATTGGTTGTTACTACTAATGCTGTTTATAGTTATGGGGATCCAGTTAGCCCAAGGAGGCAGACACACTCGAGGTGCCAACTGTCGTCTTGGTGTTGTAACACGATGTGTGACTTTATCCTTGCGATGTCCTGGGCCTCCTTTTTCagatggaaggagagaaggcGACTCCTGCTCCGTCCGAGCCACCTGGCCCCTGTGTGGTCCTCCTTGCCAGGCGTGGTCCTAGGAGCCTGGCACAACCGGCTGTGAGACCCGGCTCTGCGTCATTCTGCCTTTGTCTTTGGGCAAGTTCCTGCAATTTCCTGGGCCTCAACTTCCAAATAGATAGGGCTGGGGGACATTTTACCCGCCTCAACTCACATGGCTGTTAaccggacaactacgggacattgtagatccccccagggcccactggatggaacgtgggagagtgtgggctatgatgtggaccattgactatggggtgcagcgatgcccagagatgtatttaccaggtgcaatggatgtgtcatgatgatgggagagagtgttgctgtgggcggagtggggggtgggggcggtggggttgaatgggacctcatgtttttgaatgtaatattttttaaaaaaatgaattaaataaaaaaataaaataataaaaaaaataaaaacattcagtGAAGTGGTACATGCATAGCGTCTCACACGCGGGCGCTGTCCGTGGTCCTGAACGAGGACGTGGCGGCCGCCTGGGGGCGTCGCGGCGTGGACCTCCTCGGGGCTGCACAGGAGGTTCTGCCAGAGCCTGCTGCCACGGACCTGCTCTTCTCTGCTGGACCGCCTTCCTTTTCTGGTCCCCTTTACCCCCGGCCCCGCTTCTGTCCTTCACGTCTGTGTATCGCTGTCCCTGACTTACTTCTTCAGAGCCCCTTTGTGCTACCTTGCCTCTCTGACAACTTCAGACGCCCTGGAATCCTTCCTAACCTGCCCAAGAACTGGAATTGGACTATTTGGGAATGATTCCTAGGTTTGGGTTCCATTCCACTAACACTTTTCACTGCTGAATTGCACCAAGAGCCGGAGTTATGGCAACAGTTGACTTAGTTTCCACTCCTGAGAAAAGTTTGTGGCTGGCAATTTGATAGCTGCGTGATCACGAGCAAGATTCTTAACTTAtttaaagcctaaaatatttattgtttaagGTAACAAGGATAGTTCTTTCAGGGATAAAATACCTCGCATTTATGTACCAGGCTATTGGAATGTGGTATAGTAGAGTTCTGAGCATTTTTACTGTGGTCCACGATAAGAAAGCATTTTGCATTGCGACTGAGTGGTCACAGGAGCACACACAGGCAGCACAAGATAAGACAGAAGTCTAACAAAACAACACTTACCCTTATGTGAGTCACTTCTATATCTTCTTTCATGTTCTGTTTCACTTTGAATGCTAGTCTCAACCCAATAGCTTTATTTTTGGACCTCAGTTAAAGTATAGTGTCATCAAGTTAAGAGCAGggctttggaattggataaaACTGATTCCAGCCAGGCTCTACCGCTGACATGTTTGTGAACTGAGACAAGTGCTCTTTCTGAGCCTCAGGCCTTCATCTCCAGCATGGAGATAATAACCCTGACTTCATACAGCTTGCCATGAGGAGTAGTACAATAAGGTCTCTATAGCACCCAGGCTGTGTATGGCAACCCATCAGTGTCTTACAGGAGCGAGGGCTTTCTGGTCTCCTCTTTTTCCTCCCCCAAATCAGGGGACCCTGTTTCCTTACCTTTTAGCTAAAATGTCAcaagtgctgatttttctttctgaagcAGAATCTGGGGACGGAAAAGATTCAGCTGCAGCCCTGGACAGAGGTGAGGAAGCCAGTGACTTGAAGAGTTGGCCAGGGAATTCCAGGATCCCTGCTCAGTTCCGAAGTGGTCTTTGGTCTTGGGCATTGAGCTCCCACCTGCCTCTCTTCATTTCTCCAGCTCGTGTTCACTGAGCAGTCAAGTCAGCTCTGTCCTTATACCCTGCTGCAAGCAGCAAGACCAGCTCAAGTCCAAGAGATGGACCTTAGAGGGATATCCTAATCTCTGTGGATTTAGAGGAAAGTTGAATTGAAAACTTTTCCTGAAAAGTGTGCTGGGGCTTGGGAATGTGACTCAAAGGTAACAGTGGTTCCAAACCATTTTTCAGGCAGTTCTGAGCCCCCAGTAGGTGATGAGACTTGTGTTGGATGCTGGGAGTACAAAGCTGTGTGAGACACATTTTCAAGTTGCTCCCAGGATGGTGAAGGATGTGATGCTGAAACACAGACATTTATAACATATTATAGGAAGTGAGGAGGAACCTGTCAGTGTGCAGAGGAGGGAATTATAGGCAGGATGTCCAGGCTCGGCTCTCAGAAGTGCTGCAAGATCCTCTGTGCTTTATATAAGACAAGAAGCAAACAGGTAGATAGGACATTCTGCCAGCGCACATGGAGAATGAAAAAGCCCTCTCCCCATGGCTGGAAGTTTAACTCCCAAGTTAGCATTCAACTTAAGCATTATGTACATACAActacttttcctttttcaagTATTTGGCTCCTCACCAAATAGGTCTTCTCTCCATTTCTGGAGCACCCAATGCAAATTTGGATGGAAAATTACcaaattaaattttcttcttttttttttttaaagtacgtTCCAGGGATTGCACCCAGGACCtagtatatgtgaagcaggtgctcaaccactgagctacacctgctcccgcatttttaaaaaattttaaatcgaCACTTAAGcagattatttattaaaatagaaagataaaaattGTATTTCCATAACTCTAGTATAGCAATACCTTTTCAGGAGCAGTAAAACAATCAGTAAATAGTATGCtctaaatgataaaaaatatttttgagctaattatatttattaggaggtgccagggactGAGCCTGAGACCTtgcacatggaaagcaggcactcaaatcattgaactatatctgctcccctgatgatatattttaaactaatttgGTGACCTCTTCAGTATATCCCCTGCAACTCCCATCTTCTGAGGAAACCAGTGTGAACATGCTTTAACATACTGTTGTGTGTACTTCCatattttttcctataaaaaatacacaaaatagtgTGTTTTCACATTCTATATCCATGACCATGTTGGTccttctcttccactccagaTGAAATCTAATTTGTCCTTTAAGCTCAATTCCATTTCTGTAGAGAAGCTTTGAAATACGCCTTGCTTTCCCAGCCACACAGAActaatttttttcctcctctgagAGAGCAGTGTCCTGGGATGGAAATGGCCCTATTCTCAGTAGGTTCCCAATAGGTGCAATTGACTGCCTGGCCTCTAAACCAAGATGGAGAATTCCCGAACCCACCCAAAGGCCACAAACCAGAAAACCCCTTGACTGAAAGGTGGTGTAATGCCATGCCTAAATATCTGACAAAAACATTCCCAATTATTTCCCAAATGGACCTGCAGGCATTTGCTAATGGAACTGTATCCTGGAGCAAAGGGAATAGCCAGACTCCTCAGGATTATTAGCACTGAGGTCTGAATGAATGTTGATACTGGGGTCCTGAGATGCCAACATCTTCCAGTGAGAATGAGTGTTTTGGGGACTGGGTGGTAAATGAAGGTGTGGCTCAAGCCCATAAAAGTAGAACCAATGAGTCCAAAAGAGCTCAGCGTGGTTATGCTTGTATCCAATGATATAGCTGGATTTATTTAGTTGCTGACACACCTTACTTTGATTTCCTGGGCTGTGAAGTAAGAGTCAATAtggtagaaattgacaagctgaagCTCCTGAAACTAGAATTCTTCAGCAAAAATAACCAGAGTCAGGTTTGCGTCACAGGAGGAGTGGCAGAGATTAGCTCCACTACTGAAGACCTAAAGGAATAGAGGGATCCTGGACCCCGACATCTAATTCTTCTCTCTGACACGTGAACAAACCATGACCTCAAGTCTCTTGACACGACACAATATATGCTGCTGCACTGTTTTGACAACATCTTGCTAAACTCAGAAAGCAGAAGTGTAAAGCACTTTGGATTACACAGTAAGGCATGTGTATAccaaagaatgggagagaaaacCAATGGATTTTCAGAGTCTTTCCAGTAAGGTTTTCTAGGGGTCCAATGGTTTGAAGCACTCAGACATCTTTCTAAGGTAAAGGACAGGTTGTTGCAATAAGTCATCTAAGAGAAAACATAGGAGACTACATTTGTTACCAGGAGGTAGGCAAAAATTTCTTAGACTGGATGTAAAGAGCAATAATCATAAATTTAAATATCAATGATTTATACTTGATAAAAAATGTAAAGCTTCTGTTCATTAAAAAACAATGTTAggaaagaggacttggcccagtggttagggcgtccgtctaccacatgggaggtccgcggttcaaacccagggcctccttgacccatgtggagttggcccatgctcagtgctgatgcacacaaggagtgccctgccatgcaggggtgcacccacgtaggggagccccacgcagaaggagtgcgccccataaggagagctgcccagcgctaatgaaagtgcagcctgctcaggaatggcgccgcacatgcatagagctgatgcagcaagatgacgcataaaaaaaaaagagacacaagattcccatgccacggacaacaacagaagtggacaaaagaagaacacacagcaaatggacacagagaacagacaactggggtgggtgggggaggggagagaaataaataaataataaatcttaaaaaaaaacaaaaacaaaaaaacaccaatgttatatcattgatgtggagacagtggccacagtagttggtgaggacaggaagaggcaagaagagatgagatgtgggggcatttttgggacttgaagttatcctaaatgatattgcaggttcaaatgctggactttatatatcccgtcataacccactgaatggactggggtagagtgtagactacaatgtaaactataatccatgtggtgcagcagtgcttcaaaatgtactcaccaaaagcagtgaatgtgccacaatgatgaaagaggttgttgacgtgggaggagtcggggtggggtgtgggggggtggggtatatgggaacatcttacatatatatatatatatatatttttttttaagatttattttatttattcctctccacctctccccgccccctccccccgttgtctgctctgtgtccatttgctgtgcgttcttctgtgttcacttgcattcttgtcaggtggcaccaggaatctgtctctttttgttgcatca is a genomic window of Dasypus novemcinctus isolate mDasNov1 chromosome 18, mDasNov1.1.hap2, whole genome shotgun sequence containing:
- the LOC101418996 gene encoding olfactory receptor 6Z7-like translates to MGRSLESANMSGIQEFILLGLSASQGIRDGLFVIFLTLYLLTLLENMLIIYLICGHSELRKPMYFFLGNLSCLEMCYVSVTMPSLLVGLRATPCRVSFTSCIIQLFLFVSLIGTKCTLLASMAYDRYVAICRPLHYPLLMRPQVCLGLAMASWLGGLFISVIKTTCIANLSYCGPNVLNHFFCDVSPLLNLSCTHVSLTELVDFISAIIIFCGSLLVALASYVAIGKAVLHMPSAAARCKAFSTCTSHLVVMGFFYSVVLFIYSRPGRIESTDLNKVLSVVYTVATPMCSPIIYCLRNKEVHTVLRKTLHGR